AGTGAAACTATGGAGAGAACAACTTCTACTTGACTATTCAACAACCATTGTCACTCATCTCCACAGATTCATGCATTTAAGCTCATAGCCGAGACCAGCATTGTATTCGTTTTTCGTTTTTATGTAGAAGTGTTATAAAGGTCGAGATGCACTATGGGACATGGTGACGAGCGAGGTGTAATTCTGGACCAACCATTCATTGGAGATCGATGATGTGTCTGTACTAGAACCGGTATATTGATGGTGTACACACTTCGACACTTCGTATATGTCATGTATTTAGTTCTACACTATATTACCGGCGGATCTCAAAGTCCTTACCGATGGCTCAAATTTAATAGTCGCCTGGATACATGTCCCAAAACACCATGTCCTACATATGTACCGTATTATATTACTTGAGCCGCAAAATTCTAGACATCCTTATTCTTATGAACATACAGAAAATGAAGAACTTATGGCAATTGCCAAAACATAATGAGCCTGCTATATAGATGCACTAAAATATAATGATAGAAACGAACCTTTAAAGGCAAACCGATGAAGGAGAGTTGAGGAGCAGCCTTTGGAGGGAACACATGCTTGTACAGTGGCTCGACACAATTGCCGTCCACGGAGACGGTTGCATCACTGTTGAGGAATGGGATGTTGTACTTGTATCTACCCTCAGGATAAGATAAACATCATTTCAAAAAGGATAGCATAAGCAAAGGCATGCATTTTTAATAAAATTATTCTACTTCGAATCATAATCCTATATAACTAAATGGATGATACACGCTAATGTATTTCCTTTAACATGCAACCATCCCTCAGAGAAGGCCCACCTCAAAATGCTATCATGCATGGGAAAGTCTTTCCATTCTTGATACATATATTCAATAAATATTTATAACTATATATTAATAAAATATAATCAATATATGTATTTTTCAGCTTTAGTTCTTGCATGATTAATCCAAATATTCATGTTCCATACAACTAAACATCAATGAGTTATATTGCAACCATCATCTAGTTAACTATTGTCCTTTTCTTCGGCTTCTCGGACTTCTTTGTATTTCTTTCAGACTACTTCATacttaataaaatggctgcatgcatcactcgatgcagaggctggggcgatgcctccttttcgaaaaaagtTAACTATTGTCATTGCCTCAACTTGAACCCCATACGAGGAAGCTATCTAAATGGAACCATGAACTCTACAAAACCATTACAAAAAACATCACAATAGTTTTGAAAAGTGAATTGTATTTTGGGCATCTCAAAAACTACAAAAAGTTCATGGATGTAGGGAATGCTTTGAAACCCTAAAAGAAGACAAGTTTTTTTGCACATGGCACAAACAATTATAATTTTGTTATGAAAGTTTGCATGTTTCGAATTTCCTGCATTCCCTGCATTTTGTCACATTTTAAGGAAACACCTAAATGCAAAATTACTTTTCCATTGTGGCTAAGGTTGGAATTAAATTGTTTTGGAAATTCCAGTGTTTAATATCTATGGTTTCATAGTTTTGAGTTTGAATCTAacttcaatttttttgttttgcctgcctggcctgaaGCGTGTCTGGAAGCTGCATGCATCTTATTTTGTTGGTGACCCGGTGAATCCTCTGGTAGCCTGGCTGGGTGAACTATAGGGGCGATTAGCCTAGCCAAGCGTCCAGGCATATGACCAAACTGAGCCAGACGGCCCAGATGGGACACCTATCATCCAAAAACGAGATGCATGGTGACAAAAACCGAGCAGCCCAAGTAGGTGATTGCCCAAGTAGCAAGGCAAACAGCAAAAAGCCTAGGCAGCCTAGCTAGGCAAAAATCCCTATTTTCCTATTTTCCTCATGCATAAAGCCTAGTTCACCAACCAAACATGCCGCCAACCCCTAGTTTTGGGTGTGATGTGACTACTGCTGGAATAACCACCTCTCCACATAAGCTTAAACTTTTGGATGAGTTGATTAGTTCTCTACTTTAAGACTCTACCAATGCAGTATTAAAAAAGGATTATGCGGGTCTACAACAATTAAGGAGTAAAAAAACCTAGATGTgaaggggcggggggggggggggagctgtTGAAACATATTGCTTGTCTTTTTTCATCAGTTTGGACTTTTAAATAAATTCGCTGAAGCATGAATTCATTACATGTAATTCAACTTAGTATAGCCTTGGATCACGTCATATATAGTTAGAATGTGTGTGGTCCTCTCTCTTAAAGTTCTATGCGACCATCAGGCCCTGGTGATCACGCCCAAGTCTTGTGAGTCCACACATGAGGGAGGGTGCACCAATATCTTGTACGACCAATTAGCTTAGCCAATTGGGTGACTTGGTTGGTACTGCCTCTGTAAACAAATACAAGATCATTTAGatcactaaaatagtgatctaaacgctcttatatttccttACGGAGGAAGTACGTGTAATAAGTATATTAATTTTGTTCTTAACAGAAGGCCGCATGTACAAACATACACGATGATGAGCATCGGCAAGCCAAGCACGGGCAGACTTTGTCAAAAAGAAGAAGGGAAAAGCGCGAGGAGATGAGCACACGTACCCGGTGCAATGCATGATGACATCCGCTTTGACGCGGCTGCCGTCGTGGAAGACCACACTCCCGTCTTCCTGAACACACTCGATCTGCGCATACATGCCGAGAAGGATTTCCATGGGATTGTCGTCGGGACAGTGCAAAGTTTGCATCATAACGTTGCTTTTTCTTGACTTTGCTATTACTGTGATATGCTGATATTACCTCGGAATGAAGCCACATATTAGCATGTCCAGGCAGCTTGTCGCTGGTAGCAGCAAACGCCGATCTACTGGCGAGATGGACCTCTTTGGCGACGCCAGCGATGTCCCTCGAGATGTCCGTGCCACTCGGTCCACACCCTATCACCACGACAACCTACCAATCGAGTTGAATTTACTGTTGAGAAACTCCAGATCTTATCGACCAGCGCATCTTCTGACTTTTCAACACAAGTGCAAAAGGAAACAATCGCTGGGCAAAAACACGCGGAACGACGGACGTGCCTGGCCGTGGAATGGCTCCGGCACGCGGTAGCTGGTGCTGTGCAGCTGCTTCCCGGGCCAAGCATCCACGCCTGCGGCAGCAGAGCAAACTGTCACGAGCTCGATTGGTGACGCGCTGTGCCGGCTGAGGATGAGAATGGATCGATGCGTTACCGGCGACGTCGGCGAAGTGCGGCTGGGAGTAGTGGCCGTTGCAGACGACGACGGCGTCGAacacctcctcctccgcttcGCGCTTCTCGCCGCCGGACGCCTTCCTCGTGTACCTGACGCGCCAGCTGGCCCCGCTCGCCTCCCTGCTCACCCGGACCACCTCCGTCTCCAGCCGGACGAGGCCGTGGAGGTCGAACCGCCGCGCGAAGCTCTGGAGGTACCGGAGCACCTCCGCGTGGCCGGGGAACCTGCGGATGTCGCAGTCGGCGCCGGCCACGAAGGGGAAGTCGAGGAAGCCCATGGACTCGCGCGGGAGGTTGGTGCGGAGGGACGCGTAGAGGTTCGAGCGCCGCCGGGGGCCACCGGGCGG
This genomic stretch from Hordeum vulgare subsp. vulgare chromosome 6H, MorexV3_pseudomolecules_assembly, whole genome shotgun sequence harbors:
- the LOC123402075 gene encoding flavin-containing monooxygenase FMO GS-OX5-like isoform X4, translating into MPSRSLRVAVIGAGAAGLVAARELRREGHAPVVFERTDGVGGTWVYEADADASASPEPPGGPRRRSNLYASLRTNLPRESMGFLDFPFVAGADCDIRRFPGHAEVLRYLQSFARRFDLHGLVRLETEVVRVSREASGASWRVRYTRKASGGEKREAEEEVFDAVVVCNGHYSQPHFADVAVCSAAAGVDAWPGKQLHSTSYRVPEPFHGQVVVVIGCGPSGTDISRDIAGVAKEVHLASRSAFAATSDKLPGHANMWLHSEIECVQEDGSVVFHDGSRVKADVIMHCTGYKYNIPFLNSDATVSVDGNCVEPLYKHVFPPKAAPQLSFIGLPLKDMVFWDMYPGDY
- the LOC123402075 gene encoding flavin-containing monooxygenase FMO GS-OX-like 4 isoform X2, with amino-acid sequence MPSRSLRVAVIGAGAAGLVAARELRREGHAPVVFERTDGVGGTWVYEADADASASPEPPGGPRRRSNLYASLRTNLPRESMGFLDFPFVAGADCDIRRFPGHAEVLRYLQSFARRFDLHGLVRLETEVVRVSREASGASWRVRYTRKASGGEKREAEEEVFDAVVVCNGHYSQPHFADVAGVDAWPGKQLHSTSYRVPEPFHGQVVVVIGCGPSGTDISRDIAGVAKEVHLASRSAFAATSDKLPGHANMWLHSEIECVQEDGSVVFHDGSRVKADVIMHCTGYKYNIPFLNSDATVSVDGNCVEPLYKHVFPPKAAPQLSFIGLPLKVIPFPLFELQSHWVAGILSGRFQLPSEEEMMRDVTAFYSRLGARGWPRRYTHRLRDREFENEDWLAEQCRRDGPEEWRREMFAAAIEVMGERPETYRDEWDGGDYDHLLAQANRDFAAHLPAPLWP
- the LOC123402075 gene encoding flavin-containing monooxygenase FMO GS-OX-like 4 isoform X1, with product MPSRSLRVAVIGAGAAGLVAARELRREGHAPVVFERTDGVGGTWVYEADADASASPEPPGGPRRRSNLYASLRTNLPRESMGFLDFPFVAGADCDIRRFPGHAEVLRYLQSFARRFDLHGLVRLETEVVRVSREASGASWRVRYTRKASGGEKREAEEEVFDAVVVCNGHYSQPHFADVAVCSAAAGVDAWPGKQLHSTSYRVPEPFHGQVVVVIGCGPSGTDISRDIAGVAKEVHLASRSAFAATSDKLPGHANMWLHSEIECVQEDGSVVFHDGSRVKADVIMHCTGYKYNIPFLNSDATVSVDGNCVEPLYKHVFPPKAAPQLSFIGLPLKVIPFPLFELQSHWVAGILSGRFQLPSEEEMMRDVTAFYSRLGARGWPRRYTHRLRDREFENEDWLAEQCRRDGPEEWRREMFAAAIEVMGERPETYRDEWDGGDYDHLLAQANRDFAAHLPAPLWP
- the LOC123402075 gene encoding flavin-containing monooxygenase FMO GS-OX5-like isoform X3; translation: MPSRSLRVAVIGAGAAGLVAARELRREGHAPVVFERTDGVGGTWVYEADADASASPEPPGGPRRRSNLYASLRTNLPRESMGFLDFPFVAGADCDIRRFPGHAEVLRYLQSFARRFDLHGLVRLETEVVRVSREASGASWRVRYTRKASGGEKREAEEEVFDAVVVCNGHYSQPHFADVAVCSAAAGVDAWPGKQLHSTSYRVPEPFHGQVVVVIGCGPSGTDISRDIAGVAKEVHLASRSAFAATSDKLPGHANMWLHSEIECVQEDGSVVFHDGSRVKADVIMHCTGYKYNIPFLNSDATVSVDGNCVEPLYKHVFPPKAAPQLSFIGLPLKAPGTWSALSELCGDQPGPLPPEPRR